The Micromonospora sp. NBC_01740 genome includes a window with the following:
- a CDS encoding Zn-dependent alcohol dehydrogenase: MRALVVRAVDAPLRVEEIELPAPGPDEVRVSVRAAGVCHSDLSMVDGTLAPPYPLVLGHEAAGVVLAVGDAVTRVAPGAHVVLNWAPPCRSCWYCGRDEPWLCERTGSPSAPRGRTPAGEALHVTLGLGALAEEVVVPQAAVIPVPAELPFEAAALLGCAVLTGVGAVRRTARVAPGESVAVIGLGGVGLSVVAAARAAGADQVLAVDVSPTKKALAVAAGATDFLLADETLSRAVRERTAGRGVDHALECVGRSATIRTAWRATRRGGQVTVVGMGAKDDIVGLGALDIFHSARTLRSSVYGSSDPDRDVPELARAVLDGTLDLGYLITDRTTLDGAPEAFARMSRGEGARTVILP, encoded by the coding sequence ATGAGGGCGCTGGTCGTCCGGGCCGTCGACGCCCCGCTGCGGGTGGAGGAGATCGAACTGCCGGCCCCCGGCCCGGACGAGGTACGGGTGAGCGTCCGCGCCGCTGGCGTCTGCCACTCCGACCTGTCCATGGTCGACGGCACGCTGGCACCCCCGTACCCGCTGGTGCTGGGGCACGAGGCGGCCGGGGTGGTGCTCGCGGTCGGCGACGCCGTCACGCGGGTCGCGCCCGGCGCGCACGTGGTGCTGAACTGGGCCCCGCCGTGCCGCAGCTGCTGGTACTGCGGGCGGGACGAGCCGTGGCTGTGCGAGCGCACGGGGTCGCCCTCGGCCCCCCGGGGACGCACGCCGGCCGGCGAAGCGCTGCACGTCACGCTCGGCCTCGGCGCCCTCGCCGAGGAGGTGGTGGTGCCCCAGGCCGCCGTCATCCCGGTTCCCGCGGAGCTGCCCTTCGAGGCGGCGGCGCTGCTGGGCTGCGCCGTGCTCACCGGCGTCGGCGCGGTCCGCCGCACGGCGAGGGTGGCCCCCGGCGAGTCGGTGGCCGTGATCGGCCTCGGCGGGGTGGGGCTGTCGGTGGTCGCCGCCGCGCGGGCCGCCGGCGCCGACCAGGTGCTCGCCGTCGACGTCTCCCCGACCAAGAAGGCGCTGGCCGTCGCGGCCGGCGCCACCGACTTCCTGCTCGCCGACGAGACGCTCAGCCGGGCGGTCCGGGAGCGGACGGCAGGTCGGGGCGTCGACCACGCGCTGGAGTGCGTCGGGCGGTCGGCCACGATCCGCACCGCCTGGCGCGCCACCCGCCGGGGCGGTCAGGTGACAGTCGTCGGCATGGGCGCCAAGGACGACATCGTCGGGCTGGGCGCGCTGGACATCTTCCACTCGGCCCGGACCCTGCGCTCCTCGGTCTACGGCTCCTCCGACCCGGACCGGGACGTGCCCGAGCTCGCCCGGGCCGTACTCGACGGCACCCTCGACCTCGGCTATCTGATCACCGACCGGACCACCCTCGACGGCGCCCCCGAGGCCTTCGCCCGCATGTCCCGCGGCGAGGGCGCCCGCACCGTGATCCTCCCCTGA
- a CDS encoding ABC transporter substrate-binding protein encodes MTRTARRGLALATAITLLVASAACTGDDGGGGGGTVPGVTDTEIVVGTHMPLTGPASAGYSKIAPATKAYFDHVNANGGVHGRKITYKIMDDGYNPANTQQVVRQLVLQDKVFAILNGLGTPTHTGVLDFLKSNRVPDLFVASGSRSWDQPDRYPGTFGFNPDYTVEGKILAQHVKTSLPGRKVCFLGQDDDFGRDSLVGVEKVLGAGAVAAKQTYVTSNTNVAPQIGAFKAAGCQVVILATVPGFTALAVGTAARLNFKPQWLVSNVGADHPTLAKQLGAAAGLLEGMVGANYLPMQNDAADPWIQLFTKVNKEYNGDAPFDGNTVYGMAVGYLFVQVLLAAGKDLTREAVTEAVRKGGYQGPGLAPLRYSDTDHSGYGGQRLTRVSGGTQAYFGPTYETDEGDGPVREHTAPPVAPPANGVPTAS; translated from the coding sequence ATGACACGAACGGCACGGCGCGGCCTCGCGCTCGCCACCGCCATCACCCTGCTGGTCGCCTCCGCCGCCTGCACCGGGGACGACGGTGGCGGCGGCGGGGGCACGGTCCCCGGCGTCACCGACACCGAGATCGTGGTCGGCACGCACATGCCGCTCACCGGTCCGGCGTCCGCCGGCTATTCCAAGATCGCGCCCGCCACGAAGGCGTACTTCGACCACGTCAACGCCAACGGGGGCGTGCACGGCCGGAAGATCACCTACAAGATCATGGACGACGGCTACAACCCGGCGAACACCCAGCAGGTGGTCCGCCAGCTCGTCCTGCAGGACAAGGTCTTCGCCATCCTCAACGGGCTCGGCACGCCGACCCACACCGGCGTGCTCGACTTCCTCAAGAGCAACCGGGTACCTGACCTCTTCGTCGCCTCCGGAAGCCGCAGCTGGGACCAGCCCGACCGGTATCCGGGCACGTTCGGCTTCAACCCCGACTACACGGTGGAGGGCAAGATCCTGGCCCAGCACGTGAAGACCAGCCTGCCGGGGCGCAAGGTCTGCTTCCTCGGCCAGGACGACGACTTCGGCCGGGACAGCCTGGTCGGGGTGGAGAAGGTGCTCGGCGCCGGCGCGGTGGCGGCGAAGCAGACGTACGTCACCAGCAACACCAACGTGGCACCCCAGATCGGCGCGTTCAAGGCGGCCGGCTGCCAGGTGGTCATCCTCGCCACCGTGCCCGGCTTCACCGCCCTGGCGGTCGGCACCGCCGCCCGGCTGAACTTCAAGCCGCAGTGGCTGGTCTCCAACGTCGGCGCCGACCACCCGACGCTGGCCAAGCAGCTCGGCGCCGCGGCGGGCCTGCTCGAGGGCATGGTCGGCGCCAACTACCTGCCGATGCAGAACGACGCCGCCGACCCGTGGATCCAGCTCTTCACCAAGGTCAACAAGGAGTACAACGGGGACGCGCCGTTCGACGGCAACACCGTCTACGGCATGGCGGTCGGTTACCTCTTCGTGCAGGTACTCCTCGCCGCCGGCAAGGACCTCACCCGCGAGGCGGTCACCGAGGCCGTCCGCAAGGGCGGCTACCAGGGGCCCGGCCTGGCCCCGCTGCGCTACTCCGACACCGACCACTCCGGCTACGGCGGGCAGCGGCTGACCCGGGTGAGCGGCGGGACGCAGGCCTACTTCGGGCCGACGTACGAGACGGACGAGGGCGACGGGCCGGTACGCGAGCACACCGCCCCGCCGGTGGCGCCGCCGGCCAACGGGGTGCCGACGGCCTCCTGA
- a CDS encoding acetyl-CoA C-acetyltransferase: MPEAVIVAAARSPIGRARKGSLRDLRADDLAATIVRAALDQVPALDPREIDDLMLGCGQPAGEQGHNLARVVGTLLGLDHLPGTTVNRYCSSSLQTTRMALHAIRAGEGHAFLSVGVECVSRYDRGRADGHPGTTNPAFAGALERTATRAAGDLSGWHDPREDGELPDVYVAMGQTAENVAHLRGVSRLSQDEFAVRSQLLAEKAIADGFWAREITPVTVPGGAVVAADDGPRAGVTLEAVAALPPVFRPDGTVTAGNCCPLNDGAAALVVMSDVRARELGVTPLARIVSTGLSALSPEIMGLGPVAASRQALRRAGMSVDDVDLVEINEAFAAQVLPSARELGVDWDRLNVNGGAIAVGHPFGMTGARITTTLINSLRWHDQEIGLATMCVGGGQGMAMVVERLS, translated from the coding sequence ATGCCCGAAGCCGTCATCGTCGCCGCCGCCAGGTCACCGATCGGGCGCGCGCGCAAGGGCTCCCTGCGCGACCTGCGCGCCGACGACCTGGCCGCCACCATCGTGCGCGCCGCCCTCGACCAGGTGCCGGCGCTCGACCCGCGCGAGATCGACGACCTGATGCTCGGCTGCGGGCAGCCGGCGGGCGAGCAGGGCCACAACCTCGCCCGGGTGGTCGGCACCCTGCTCGGGCTGGACCACCTGCCCGGCACGACCGTCAACCGGTACTGCTCGTCGTCGTTGCAGACCACCCGGATGGCCCTGCACGCCATCCGCGCGGGCGAGGGCCACGCCTTCCTCTCGGTCGGGGTGGAGTGCGTCTCCCGCTACGACCGGGGTCGCGCCGACGGGCACCCCGGCACCACCAATCCCGCCTTCGCCGGGGCCCTGGAGCGCACCGCGACCAGGGCGGCCGGCGACCTGTCGGGCTGGCACGACCCGCGCGAGGACGGCGAGCTGCCGGACGTCTACGTCGCGATGGGACAGACCGCCGAGAACGTGGCGCACCTGCGCGGGGTGTCCCGGCTCAGCCAGGACGAGTTCGCCGTACGGTCGCAGCTGCTGGCCGAGAAGGCGATCGCCGACGGCTTCTGGGCCCGCGAGATCACCCCGGTCACCGTCCCCGGCGGGGCGGTGGTGGCCGCCGACGACGGGCCGCGCGCCGGGGTGACCCTGGAGGCGGTGGCGGCGCTGCCGCCGGTGTTCCGGCCTGACGGCACGGTGACCGCCGGCAACTGCTGCCCGCTCAACGACGGCGCCGCCGCGCTCGTCGTGATGTCGGACGTACGGGCGCGGGAGCTGGGCGTCACCCCGCTGGCCCGGATCGTCTCCACCGGCCTGAGCGCCCTCTCCCCCGAGATCATGGGGCTCGGGCCGGTGGCGGCGTCGCGGCAGGCGCTGCGCCGGGCCGGCATGTCCGTCGACGACGTCGACCTCGTCGAGATCAACGAGGCGTTCGCCGCGCAGGTGCTGCCCAGCGCCCGGGAGCTGGGGGTCGACTGGGACCGGCTCAACGTCAACGGTGGCGCGATCGCGGTGGGCCACCCGTTCGGCATGACCGGCGCCCGGATCACCACCACGCTGATCAACTCGCTGCGCTGGCACGACCAGGAGATCGGGCTGGCGACCATGTGCGTCGGCGGCGGCCAGGGCATGGCGATGGTCGTCGAGCGGCTGAGCTGA
- a CDS encoding branched-chain amino acid ABC transporter permease, with product MSATRAVTPPDTKARVGRTGPAEPRLGSTLLRHLGLAVVAALLLVAASYGLEPFRNFQLATVAAYLCATAGLTVLTGLNGQLSLGHGALMATGAYTVALCQNAFADAGMTGGWLLPVSLGAAVLAALVVGAVVGVAAARLRGPYLAGVTLAVAVVVPALTVTFDGVFNGEQGLAVPVEPPPVALGAYFPYERWQLWVTAAATLLALLLLANLVRSRYGRTFRAVRDDEVAARLAGIHVARTQVLAFVVSAAGAGLGGALLAVLAQSVSPGAFSLTLSLFLLMAVVIGGLGSLAGAAWGAVLLVALPDLTHALTEQLTLSPAVAQRVEGNLPLAIFGLTLVVVMIAAPGGVQGLLSRLTRAVSARRAGRRRS from the coding sequence GTGAGCGCCACCCGGGCGGTGACCCCGCCGGACACGAAGGCGCGGGTCGGCCGCACCGGCCCCGCCGAGCCCCGCCTCGGTTCGACCCTGCTGCGTCACCTCGGCCTCGCGGTCGTCGCCGCGCTGCTGCTGGTGGCCGCCAGCTACGGGCTGGAGCCGTTCCGCAACTTCCAGCTCGCGACCGTGGCCGCCTACCTGTGCGCCACCGCCGGGCTGACCGTCCTCACCGGGCTCAACGGTCAGCTCTCGCTCGGGCACGGCGCGCTGATGGCGACCGGCGCGTACACCGTGGCCCTGTGCCAGAACGCGTTCGCCGACGCCGGGATGACCGGCGGCTGGCTGCTCCCGGTGTCGCTGGGCGCCGCCGTCCTGGCCGCCCTCGTGGTGGGCGCCGTGGTCGGGGTGGCCGCCGCCCGGCTGCGCGGCCCGTACCTGGCCGGCGTCACCCTGGCCGTGGCGGTCGTGGTGCCGGCGCTGACCGTCACCTTCGACGGCGTGTTCAACGGCGAGCAGGGGCTGGCGGTGCCGGTCGAGCCCCCGCCGGTGGCCCTCGGCGCGTACTTCCCCTACGAGCGCTGGCAGCTCTGGGTGACCGCCGCGGCCACCCTGCTGGCCCTGCTGCTGCTGGCCAACCTGGTCCGCAGCCGGTACGGCCGCACCTTCCGGGCGGTCCGCGACGACGAGGTCGCCGCCCGCCTCGCCGGCATCCACGTCGCCCGCACCCAGGTCCTCGCCTTCGTGGTCAGCGCGGCCGGCGCCGGGCTCGGCGGCGCCCTGCTCGCGGTCCTCGCGCAGAGCGTGTCGCCCGGGGCCTTCTCGCTGACGCTGTCGCTGTTCCTGCTGATGGCGGTCGTCATCGGCGGGCTGGGCAGCCTCGCCGGCGCGGCCTGGGGCGCCGTCCTGCTGGTCGCCCTGCCCGACCTGACGCACGCCCTCACCGAGCAGCTCACCCTGTCGCCGGCGGTCGCGCAGCGGGTCGAGGGCAACCTGCCGCTGGCGATCTTCGGGCTCACCCTGGTCGTCGTCATGATCGCCGCTCCCGGCGGCGTGCAGGGCCTGCTGTCCCGGCTGACCCGGGCGGTCTCCGCGCGCCGGGCGGGCCGGCGGCGGTCCTGA
- a CDS encoding TetR/AcrR family transcriptional regulator codes for MGGAEAPVRVDGRTARAERTRAAIVEAHLALISEGDLRPTGERIAERAGISLRTLWTNFKDMETLFEASGAELLRQQDAAHRPISPALPLARRVDAYCRQRARLLQLIAPSARAAQMREPVSGQLRRNRLKHIARVRDEVEQLFAAELEQAGPDRDQVVHALVAASMWPAWSMLRDGLGLGVDQARAVMTRTVAALLADVGPR; via the coding sequence ATGGGCGGTGCCGAGGCGCCGGTCCGGGTCGACGGCCGGACCGCCCGGGCCGAACGCACCCGGGCGGCGATCGTCGAGGCGCACCTGGCGCTCATCTCCGAGGGGGACCTGCGGCCGACCGGCGAGCGCATCGCCGAGCGGGCCGGGATCTCGCTGCGGACGCTCTGGACCAACTTCAAGGACATGGAGACGCTGTTCGAGGCCAGCGGCGCGGAGCTGCTCCGGCAGCAGGACGCCGCCCACCGGCCGATCTCGCCGGCGCTGCCGCTGGCCCGGCGGGTCGACGCGTACTGCCGGCAGCGGGCCCGGCTGCTCCAGCTCATCGCCCCGTCGGCCCGCGCCGCCCAGATGCGCGAGCCGGTCTCCGGGCAGCTGCGCCGCAACCGCCTCAAGCACATCGCGCGGGTGCGCGACGAGGTCGAGCAACTCTTCGCCGCCGAGCTGGAGCAGGCCGGCCCGGACCGGGACCAGGTGGTGCACGCCCTGGTGGCCGCGAGCATGTGGCCGGCCTGGTCGATGCTGCGCGACGGGCTGGGACTGGGCGTGGACCAGGCCCGCGCGGTGATGACCCGGACGGTCGCCGCCCTGCTGGCCGACGTCGGCCCGCGCTGA
- a CDS encoding SDR family oxidoreductase, which produces MNADSRRLAGRVALVTGASRGIGLAVARRLVAEGARVGLTARHPEALAEAVAALGGPTHAVAVAGRADDAGHRRAAVDAVTEAFGPVDVLVNNVGINPAYGPLVELDLAAARKILDVNLVGTLGWVQQVAAGMGERGGCVVNVSSIAGRTPSPGIAFYGVSKAAVDHLTACLAVELAPKVRVNAVAPAVVKTRFAAALHEGREEEVARAYPLGRLGLPRDVAGAVAFLASDDAAWITGQTLVLDGGVSLAGRPAG; this is translated from the coding sequence GTGAATGCAGATTCGAGGCGACTCGCGGGCCGGGTCGCGCTCGTCACGGGCGCCAGTCGCGGCATCGGCCTGGCCGTCGCCCGCCGGCTCGTGGCCGAGGGCGCCCGCGTCGGACTGACCGCGCGACACCCGGAGGCCCTGGCCGAGGCGGTCGCGGCCCTGGGCGGGCCCACCCACGCCGTGGCCGTCGCCGGCCGGGCCGACGACGCGGGGCACCGACGGGCGGCGGTCGACGCCGTGACCGAGGCGTTCGGGCCGGTCGACGTGCTGGTCAACAACGTCGGCATCAACCCGGCGTACGGGCCGCTGGTCGAGCTGGACCTGGCGGCGGCCCGCAAGATCCTCGACGTCAACCTGGTCGGCACGCTCGGCTGGGTGCAGCAGGTCGCCGCGGGGATGGGCGAGCGCGGCGGCTGCGTCGTCAACGTCTCCTCGATCGCCGGCCGCACCCCGTCGCCCGGCATCGCCTTCTACGGGGTGAGCAAGGCCGCCGTCGACCACCTCACCGCGTGCCTGGCCGTCGAACTCGCCCCGAAGGTCCGGGTCAACGCGGTCGCGCCCGCCGTGGTGAAGACCCGCTTCGCGGCGGCGCTGCACGAGGGCCGGGAGGAGGAGGTCGCCCGGGCGTACCCGCTGGGGCGCCTCGGGCTGCCGCGGGACGTGGCCGGCGCGGTCGCCTTCCTCGCCTCCGACGACGCGGCCTGGATCACCGGGCAGACCCTCGTCCTCGACGGCGGGGTCAGCCTCGCCGGCCGGCCCGCCGGATGA
- a CDS encoding branched-chain amino acid ABC transporter permease, with protein sequence MDRFVFLTLDGLSRGAVLAAFALALVLIWRAARIVNFAQGAMAVATAYVAYSVSAATGSYWLGFLAALGAGLLLGAAVDLVVMRFVDHTSPLNPVIVALGLVLLIQAVLGMAYGSEFLPAATPFSRNPLTVGGVAVLSPYDLFVFAAVAVVVVGLAWTFTRTAVGLRMRAAAFAPEVSRLLGVNVGGMLTLGWALASGVGALAGMLVIPTELGLHPHAMDLVFVSAFTAAVVGGLDSPPGAVVGGLAVGLLLSYVSGYAGSDVTPLAVLVLLLAVLLVRPGGLFAPVAARRV encoded by the coding sequence TTGGACCGCTTCGTCTTCCTCACCCTCGACGGCTTGTCCAGGGGCGCGGTCCTCGCCGCGTTCGCACTGGCCCTGGTGCTCATCTGGCGGGCGGCCCGGATCGTCAACTTCGCGCAGGGCGCGATGGCCGTCGCCACCGCGTACGTGGCCTACAGCGTCTCCGCCGCGACCGGCTCGTACTGGCTGGGCTTCCTGGCCGCGCTCGGCGCCGGGCTGCTCCTCGGCGCGGCGGTGGACCTGGTCGTCATGCGCTTCGTCGACCACACCTCGCCGCTCAACCCGGTGATCGTCGCGCTGGGGCTGGTGCTGCTGATCCAGGCCGTCCTCGGCATGGCGTACGGCAGCGAGTTCCTGCCCGCCGCGACGCCCTTCTCCCGCAACCCGCTGACCGTGGGCGGCGTCGCCGTCCTGTCGCCGTACGACCTGTTCGTCTTCGCGGCGGTCGCGGTGGTGGTCGTGGGGCTCGCCTGGACCTTCACCCGCACGGCGGTGGGTCTGCGGATGCGCGCGGCGGCGTTCGCCCCCGAGGTGTCCCGGCTGCTCGGGGTGAACGTCGGCGGCATGCTCACCCTCGGGTGGGCGCTGGCCTCCGGGGTCGGCGCCCTGGCCGGCATGCTGGTCATCCCCACCGAGCTGGGCCTGCACCCGCACGCGATGGACCTGGTCTTCGTCTCGGCGTTCACCGCCGCCGTGGTGGGCGGGCTGGACAGTCCACCGGGGGCGGTGGTCGGCGGCCTCGCGGTCGGCCTGCTGCTCTCCTACGTCAGCGGCTACGCCGGCAGCGACGTCACCCCGCTCGCGGTGCTGGTGCTGCTGCTGGCGGTGCTGCTGGTGCGTCCCGGCGGGCTGTTCGCCCCGGTCGCGGCGAGGCGGGTGTGA
- a CDS encoding helix-turn-helix transcriptional regulator, whose product MLRGRADECAAIRRLLGDLPTGGGALLVQGEPGSGRSALVDYAHRHAEGCTVLAGTGLPEEAALPYAGLQRLLDPVLDRAGALPEQQRRVLLRALAGAGCPAHRRLALSLAVLGLLAAAARDRPLLCTMDDVDRGDQPTADTLAFVARRLRRSSVAVLLTTAADVPLGGIARHRLRPLDDRDSAALLADRLAGRPPAPPVAAALAAAAGGNPQALVDLAEVLTPGQCRGEEPVPETPPPDGRLGRAYRARLDRLPADTRRVLLLAALDEDGEPATLVRAARVAGTAVEALAPAELAGLVRVEPRWVTFPQPLVRTVVRAVAPLAERRAAHLLLAGVLDGAGHRLRRAGHLAAAAQGPDPALAAELEQAATECEGAGTAASAALQRAAELTDDPARAAARLVAAARYAWSAGRTHRARLLLGSLPAAVDATEAGRAGLLRGELELRAGRPRSAPATLLAAAAALAGTDRALALGALVRAGEAACFTGDQYRYADVARRAQLLRRPDDPPATELLSAYVAGTAATLRGDHEQAGPALRRAVVLGGQLTGPALTPGALTCAAAAGLLVAVDGAAHRLAERAVELARERGELSALPRALELRAAAEYWLGRHEAATDSSREGLRIARDTGQENWAGVHLGMLAVLAAIRADRDTALRRIREIGEDPGAHSRPRALAQWALAVLDLVDNRPAAAAARLAALACPGTGRGQVLVLVMATPYLVEAAAAVADRPAAGAALAVFDRWASSTASPSRRALSARCHGLLAPRGSAEAEHEFRTALRLHPTDAGAFERARTELLLGRELRRSRRPRAAREHLHAAREAFTLLGAATWAEQATTELRAAGESVGPPEESAARLLTGQQLRIARLVAEGATNREIAARMFLSTRTVDHHLRNIFHRLNIRSRTELARALS is encoded by the coding sequence GTGTTGCGCGGCCGGGCCGACGAGTGCGCCGCGATCCGGCGCCTGCTGGGTGACCTGCCCACCGGCGGGGGAGCGCTGCTGGTCCAGGGCGAGCCCGGCTCCGGCCGGAGCGCACTCGTCGACTACGCCCACCGGCACGCCGAGGGCTGCACCGTCCTGGCCGGCACCGGGCTGCCCGAGGAGGCGGCCCTGCCGTACGCGGGGCTGCAACGGTTGCTGGACCCGGTGCTCGACCGGGCCGGCGCGCTCCCCGAACAGCAGCGGCGGGTGCTGCTGCGGGCGCTGGCCGGCGCGGGCTGCCCCGCCCACCGGCGCCTGGCGCTCTCCCTGGCCGTGCTCGGCCTGCTCGCCGCCGCCGCGCGGGACCGTCCGTTGCTGTGCACGATGGACGACGTGGACCGGGGCGACCAGCCCACCGCGGACACGCTGGCGTTCGTCGCCCGCCGGCTGCGCCGGTCGTCGGTGGCCGTCCTGCTCACCACGGCCGCGGACGTCCCCCTCGGCGGGATAGCCCGGCACCGGCTCCGCCCGCTCGACGACCGGGACAGCGCCGCACTGCTCGCCGACCGGCTGGCCGGCCGGCCGCCCGCACCGCCCGTGGCCGCCGCGCTCGCCGCGGCGGCCGGGGGCAACCCGCAGGCGCTCGTCGACCTGGCCGAGGTGCTCACCCCCGGCCAGTGCCGCGGGGAGGAACCGGTGCCCGAGACGCCCCCGCCCGACGGCAGGCTGGGCCGCGCCTACCGGGCCCGCCTGGACCGGCTGCCGGCCGACACCCGCCGCGTCCTGCTGCTCGCCGCGCTCGACGAGGACGGGGAGCCGGCCACCCTGGTCCGGGCCGCCCGGGTCGCCGGCACGGCGGTCGAGGCGCTCGCGCCGGCCGAACTCGCCGGCCTGGTCCGCGTCGAGCCGCGGTGGGTGACCTTCCCGCAGCCCCTCGTCCGGACCGTGGTCCGGGCCGTCGCGCCGCTGGCCGAGCGGCGCGCGGCGCACCTGCTGCTCGCCGGCGTGCTCGACGGGGCCGGGCACCGGCTGCGCCGGGCGGGGCACCTCGCCGCCGCCGCCCAGGGGCCCGACCCGGCCCTGGCCGCCGAGCTGGAGCAGGCCGCGACCGAGTGCGAGGGCGCGGGAACGGCGGCCTCGGCCGCGCTGCAACGGGCCGCCGAACTCACCGACGACCCGGCACGCGCCGCCGCCCGGCTGGTGGCTGCCGCCCGGTACGCCTGGTCGGCCGGCCGGACGCACCGGGCCCGACTGCTGCTGGGGAGCCTGCCCGCCGCCGTGGACGCCACCGAGGCGGGCCGGGCCGGGCTGCTGCGCGGCGAGCTGGAGCTGCGCGCCGGCCGGCCCCGGTCCGCGCCCGCCACGCTGCTGGCCGCGGCGGCCGCGCTGGCCGGCACCGATCGCGCGCTGGCCCTCGGCGCGCTGGTGCGGGCGGGCGAGGCCGCCTGCTTCACCGGCGACCAGTACCGCTACGCCGACGTCGCCCGGCGGGCGCAGCTGTTGCGCCGCCCCGACGACCCGCCCGCGACCGAGCTGCTGAGCGCCTACGTCGCCGGGACCGCGGCGACCCTGCGCGGCGATCACGAGCAGGCCGGGCCCGCCCTGCGTCGGGCGGTCGTCCTCGGTGGGCAGCTGACCGGGCCGGCGCTGACCCCCGGGGCACTGACCTGCGCGGCGGCGGCCGGGCTGCTGGTGGCCGTGGACGGCGCGGCGCACCGGCTCGCCGAGCGCGCCGTCGAGCTTGCCCGCGAGCGCGGGGAGCTGTCCGCCCTGCCCCGCGCCCTGGAGTTACGGGCGGCCGCCGAGTACTGGCTGGGCCGGCACGAGGCCGCGACGGACAGCTCCCGGGAGGGGCTGCGGATCGCCCGGGACACCGGCCAGGAGAACTGGGCCGGTGTGCACCTGGGCATGCTGGCGGTGCTGGCCGCCATCCGGGCCGACCGCGACACCGCCCTGCGCCGGATCCGGGAGATCGGCGAGGACCCGGGCGCGCACAGTCGGCCCCGCGCCCTCGCGCAGTGGGCCCTGGCGGTGCTCGACCTGGTCGACAACCGGCCGGCCGCCGCCGCCGCGCGACTGGCCGCGCTGGCCTGCCCCGGCACGGGCCGGGGGCAGGTGCTGGTCCTGGTGATGGCCACCCCGTACCTGGTGGAGGCGGCCGCCGCCGTCGCGGACCGGCCGGCGGCCGGCGCCGCCCTCGCCGTCTTCGACAGGTGGGCCAGCAGTACGGCGAGCCCGTCGCGCCGGGCCCTCTCCGCGCGCTGCCACGGGCTGCTCGCGCCCCGGGGCAGCGCCGAGGCGGAGCACGAGTTCCGCACCGCCCTGCGGCTGCACCCGACGGACGCCGGCGCGTTCGAGCGCGCCCGCACCGAGCTGCTCCTGGGCCGGGAACTGCGCCGCAGCCGCCGACCGCGCGCGGCGCGCGAGCACCTGCACGCCGCCCGGGAGGCGTTCACCCTGCTCGGGGCGGCCACCTGGGCGGAACAGGCCACCACGGAGCTGCGGGCGGCCGGGGAGTCGGTCGGCCCGCCGGAGGAGTCGGCGGCGCGACTGCTGACCGGCCAGCAGCTCCGGATCGCGCGGCTGGTCGCCGAGGGAGCCACCAACCGGGAGATCGCCGCCCGGATGTTCCTCTCCACCCGTACGGTCGACCATCACCTCCGCAACATCTTCCACCGCCTCAACATCCGCTCCCGCACGGAACTCGCCCGCGCCCTCTCCTGA
- a CDS encoding ABC transporter ATP-binding protein, translating to MTGEALLEVRGLAAGYGGAPVLHGIDLTVARGAIAAVVGANGAGKTTLLRALSGMLRPAAGRVVLAGEDLRGVAVEQLVRRGMAHVPEGRGVVGELTVDENLRLGGLWRRDRADAARALDEVYQLFEPLARRRRHLGHQLSGGERQMLALGRALVGRPRLLLLDEPSLGLAPRVVAQTMALLRRLRDDTGLTVLLVEQNVRSALSVADQGVVMSLGRVVTTAPAARLRDDANLRHAYLGF from the coding sequence ATGACCGGCGAGGCCCTGCTCGAGGTGCGCGGCCTGGCGGCCGGCTACGGCGGCGCGCCGGTGCTGCACGGGATCGACCTGACCGTGGCGCGGGGCGCCATCGCGGCGGTGGTCGGCGCCAACGGCGCCGGCAAGACCACCCTGCTGCGCGCCCTGTCCGGCATGCTCCGCCCGGCAGCCGGTCGCGTCGTGCTGGCCGGGGAGGACCTGCGCGGCGTCGCGGTGGAGCAGCTCGTGCGTCGCGGCATGGCCCACGTGCCGGAGGGGCGCGGGGTGGTCGGCGAGCTGACGGTCGACGAGAACCTGCGCCTCGGCGGGCTGTGGCGGCGCGACCGGGCCGACGCGGCCCGCGCCCTCGACGAGGTCTACCAGCTCTTCGAACCGCTGGCCCGGCGGCGGCGACACCTCGGGCACCAGCTCTCCGGCGGCGAGCGGCAGATGCTCGCCCTCGGCCGGGCCCTCGTCGGTCGGCCCCGCCTGCTGCTGCTCGACGAGCCGTCGCTCGGCCTGGCGCCGCGGGTCGTCGCCCAGACCATGGCCCTGCTGCGCCGGCTGCGCGACGACACCGGGCTGACCGTCCTGCTCGTCGAACAGAACGTGCGCAGCGCGCTGTCCGTCGCCGACCAGGGCGTGGTGATGTCCCTGGGCCGGGTCGTCACCACCGCCCCGGCCGCCCGGCTGCGCGACGACGCCAACCTGCGCCACGCCTACCTCGGCTTCTGA